The following DNA comes from Hyphococcus flavus.
GTGGCTTTAGTCAGGCGCAATGCGGCGAGCCCCTTTTTTCACTTAGCCCCTAAGACGCGCACCCTCTCCTCTCCCGCCACCTTGCCTGCTCGCCAATCAGCACCAGGGCGCTCACTCATCCTGCTGTTCTTGCGCGTAAATAAACTCACCACTGAATGAAAACCGGACCTCATCACCAACATCAGGGGTGAATGCTGACATCCCCCACGTCGACCGGTCGAGACTGCCTGACGCTTCGAATCCGAGCACCTGAGCGTTTTCAAACCTGTTCACCCCCGCGCCAACGAGGTTCACATCAAACTCCACCGGGTGTGTTTGCCCCGCCATGGACAGTTGACCGCCGATTGATGCGCTATTGCCGGGCGTGATGTTGAGACTACCCATTTCAAAGGTGATTTCTGGCGCTATCGCCGAGTTCAGCATGGATGCGCCTTTTAGAAAATTGTCCAGCGCATCAACATTTGTATCAACGCCAACCCCGTTGATTTCGACGATAAGCTGGGCCTCTTCAGGGTTAGCCGGATCAATGGTCAGCGTTGCATCAACCTCGTTGAAGCGGCCAACAATGTGCGAAAATCCGAGATGATCAACACGAAACAGCAATGAGAAATGATTTGGATCCAGACGATAAACGCCAGCAGGCGCCTCAGACGCTGATAATGCAGCACCGACGCTCGGCGTGAGTGTTCCCAATGCCAATAAAATGCTCGCCAATATCGACCGAAACGACATGGATCCTCCCATAATAATTCTGTTTTGCTAGCCCTGTTCAGGTCAGCCCGATGTCGAAACGGCACGCGAGGGCCCCTGGCTCCGCTTCGACGCCAAGATCGCTTTTGTTTACAGCCAGCATTGACTCAACAATCAAAGACTCGCGCGCAGGAGCAGGCCGGGAAGACCAAACCACATCGTTCATACGCCGCTCATCGTGTTCCGCGCCGGCGAAGTACATTTCGGTGGTCATTGTTTCCACACCGGGCGCCGCAATTCGGAAGTGTATGTGCGCCGCGCGATTTAAACCAAAAGCAACATAGGACTTCGGCTGTATCGTCCGGAAACGGTAAAATCCTGTTTCTGACGTTTCGATTTCGCCAAAATACTGAAAGTTAGGATCAAGGTCATCATGCCCCTCAGCTCGTGGATGGTCATAATGCCCTTCAGCATCCGCCTGCCATATTGCAACCCTCGCCCCCTGTACAGGCTGACATTGCCCGTCTCTGACAACTCCGTAGACATACAAAAGCTTGCCGCTCGCCTGCGCGCCTCCATTGTGGCCGCCAGCCAGATCTGCGGCGAAATTCATGTTTTTTACGGGAAAAAAAGGGCCAGGCTCGGTTACCAGTGTTGAAGCACAAAAAGTTTTCGCCAAAGCCTGGTCAGCAAGAGCCGCCGCGCCTACGGACGTGCCTAACAAGCTACGTCGCGTTATTTGCTTGCCTTCAGGGGCAATAAGGACACGCTGTCCATTGTAAAGACTGGCTTTTTTTCTCATTATCATTCCGTATCTAGACCTTCATGACAACGGAGGCGCGCGGTCCCAAGAGAAGGTCACATCAGTAGGGATGCCGCAACGCCTCCGCGCCACGATGCCCGCCAGAGCTTGCACGCTTTTTTCTGGAGGCAGGTTTCTAAAGACTTGCTCACTCACGGCTTTTGCCATGCCTCAGGCTGGCGCCTTGGAAATTTAAAGTCTCTCATTAAGGCCGTCTTGAACATTCGAAGCCAACCTTGTTCTCACCGGTCAGGAACAGCCCGCATATGGCGGTCAATCTTTCTGTTGATGTTTCTTATTCATTTATTTATGATTTTTTCAATAATAATTCGACAGCACGAGGCATATCAGCGACGAAAATGCGCTAGCAATAAAAGCTTTTTAAAAGCTTGGCGTTTCGAGTTTGTCGCACCAAAGCAGAAGGCTAAGAATTATTCGTAGATTTAGGAGCAAGACTAGGCCTTGCTGATAGGGCAAAGGCACCCAATACTGTTGAAAACCTGTTGAGAAAGCTTTCAATGAAAAACATCATCCTTGTATTTTTAATGACAATTTCCGGACTGGTGACGCCTGCCGCATTAGCGCAAGACAGTTATGCATTCACTGATGTGACTGTCATCATGATGGAGAGCGGCGAAACACGCCCTCATCAGACAGTTCTTATCTCCAATGACAGAATTGAGGCGGTTGGCCCCGCTAGTGATGTAACATTGCCGGCATCAGCGACAGTGATCGATGGCGCTGGCCGGTACTTAATGCCCGGTCTCACAGAGATGCACGGTCATATACCCGGGACGTCTTCATCATGGCCAGCAGAAGATGTGTTGTTCCTTTATGTCTCACAAGGCGTCACGACCGTCAGAGGGATGTTGGGTTCAGAAGGTCAACTTGAACTCCGCGATAAAGCAGCAAGAGGCGAAATCATCGCGCCCACGCTTTATTTAGCTGCTCCGGCTTTGGGCGGCATGAATGTCGATGGCCCCGATGATGCTCGCGCGAAAGTCACCCAATACGCCCGAGAAGGATGGGATTTGCTGAAGGTTCATGAAGGTCTCAGCCTTGAGGAATATGACGCAATCGCTGATGTGGCAAACGAGATCGGCCTCCCGTTTGGCGGCCATATCGCCGAGGATGTTGGATTGTTGCATGCGCTTGAGAAGGGTCAGCGTACTGTTGAACACATGGATAATTACCTAACCTATATAGGTGCAGATGAAACCCCGGTTACAGAACAGCAGCTTCAAAAAGCCGTAGAGGTCACCCTTGCTGCAGGTACTGGTATTGTGCCGACGCTGGCGCTGTTTGAACAGTATGGCACTGAACCCGATGTTCTCGCTGCCTACGCCGAGCTTCGTTATACGCCGCACGGTATCACTGAAAACTGGGCCGAAAATCGGGTAAATCAATACGAACAAAATTCTGACGAATTGCCGGAAATAGCTCTGTTTCTAGAAAATCAGCGCAAATTGTTGAAAGCGTTTTCTGAGGGCGGCGTAGAGGTGCTTCTCGGATCTGACGCACCGCAAGTCTATTCCGTTCCGGGCTTTTCGCTTCATCGTGAGATGACGAGTATGGAAAACGCTGGCATGGAACGGAGCGCCATTTTATATTCTGGAACTGTGTCCGCCGGAGCCTATTTTGCTGACAAGGATTCATTCGGAGTCATCAAGCCCGGAGCCAGAGCAGATCTGGTGTTGCTCGACGCCAATCCGTTTGAAGCGATAGGAAATATGAGAGAGATTAAAGGCGTAATGGTCCGCGGTCAGTGGGTTTCGAAAGATTTCATCGACCAGAAGCTTGGCGAGATTGAAAAAGCTTACAAGAATTGACGCGGCAGCGCCTCGCTCTAAAGCCTCAATGCCCGCTGTCAAATACACACTCTGTTGTGCGCCTTAAAAAGGCGGGCGTCAGGCCAAAAAAACAACGAAATTCTCGTGTCATGTGACTTTGGTCAGCATAGCCGCAAGTTAAGCTGACATCCGATAATGGCGCTGGCTCTTTTATTACGCGATAAAATGCCCGCTCAGCACGCACGCGGCGGCGAAACTCCCCCATGCTGCACCCATGCAGACGGCGAAATTTTTTTGTCAGAGTCATAGGATGCATGCCAGCCATATCAGCGAGATGTTCCAAGCTAGGGGGGGCTTTTATAGAAGCAGATATGGCTTCGATAATCGAAGAACACCAGCATGTTTCTGACTTACAGTCTTCTTTGAAAAGATGAATTGAGAGTTTTTCAATGTTATCCAAGTCAACCTCACTCAAGCTATTGAGCGACCGACTCATCAGTGCTGAGATCAAATAATAGGAATATGAGTCCTCGATCCTTCTGGGCGCACTATTCGTATTCACTTTTCCTGATGGAAACAGGTCAATAGAGAGTATCTGCGCACCCTGATCACTCGCAACGCATGCATGTTCTACCGTTGCGGGTATGTAGGCAGCATAGCTCGCGGAAATTTCGATATTTCCATGTTCGGATTGCGCATGAAACATCCCCTTCAATGAAACATAAAGCCGAGGATACTTAACCGCACGACAGGCCCATGGCTGGCCGTTGTGCAAGAGGTGATGTCCAATTTCTGGCGATTTAAAATCCAGAATCGGAACTTTTGGGGTTATAATCGTCTGAACACACTCACTCATCTCATTAAATTATCATGATTTTTTTGAAAGAGTAACTCTCCCAGCAAACCAGAAAGCTCGCCTAGCGGCCTGTTTGCGATCACAAAATCGTGTGAGAGCGCTTGCCCCATTCAAGATCGGCAAGCCAGACCCCGTTACCTTCGAGCGATTGAATCTCAGGATGGAGTATCGTTATGAAGATGCGTGGCTTGACAGTCGTTACGGCGGCGGTTTTTGCTTTTTGCTCGTTATGTTCAGCGTTCGCGGCCGAAACCAGCGAAGAACTGATGCGCGAGGTGGTGGCGGCCTATGGCGGCGCAGATGCGCTAAATGCAATCCAGCAGCTTGAACTTGATTCAGCTGGTTACTCGATCGCTCGTTACCAGAGTAGAACAACGCACGAACCTTATGACCGTCTGCCCATCCGGTCATTCGGCGCAATCGACTATGAAAACGATAGAGGCGTCTGGGAAAACATCAGCACCTGGCCGGGCGAGCTGAATATGGGCACAAGATCGATCGTCAATGGCGACGAAAGTGCGACGCTAAATACGATCCTGAGAACGTACAATGACGGGGCTATGATGTCCCTCGACTACATAAAACGGTCAACAGCATTTTGGCTTACGCCGTTGCTTGTCAGAGAAATGATGGAAAACGCTGACGAGGTCACCCTCGGTGAGCAAAAAGAGTTTCGCAACATCGCATATGATACGCTGCGATACCGTGATCGGTATACGGTTTATGTCAATCCCAAGACGCGGCTTATTAATGTCATATCTTCAACAGAAGGCGGCATGTGGGACCATACGATTGATGAAGACCAAAGGGTTGAAGTCATTCGTTTTTATGACGCCTATGTGAAGACGCATGGCGTATGGTTCCCTACCCGTTACAACCAGTTTGTCGACGGCGTCGCAACGCAGGATCGCGGCATTTATTCACTTAAGATAAACCAGCCGATTGATCGTTACTTGCAAGTGCCGGACGGATTTGAAACCGCTGACACCAGCGGCTATGGCGGTGAAGGATGGGACATCGCCGTACGTGAAGCTGGCGATGGCCTTTACGTTACTGGCAACGGTGAAATTCATGTTCTATTCGTTGAATTTGATGACTATTTCATAGCTTTGGAAGCAGGCAATTTTCCTTCGCACGCGGTCAATACGCTTGAAGCAATGAAGCCGTACATGAACGGCAAGCCTCTTAAGTATATCGTACCGACGCACCATCATGATGATCACGCCTGGGCCGTGCATGGTTACACCCGTCTTGGCGCGAAAATACTGACGACGCCGGATAAGGAAGGTTTTCTGCGCAAACTGCTGAACCGTACCTACGGAGAGCATGGTCCAGTCGAAGACGCCGAGTTTGAATTTATTGAAGGTAACCGCCTGCATATCAGCGATAGCACCAACACGTTTGATGTGTTCGTGTGGCCAGACTCTCCTCATTCGGAGAACATGATCATCGGTTATCATCCCGGATCGGAATCGATTTTCACAGGTGATTTTTATCTCGGCTGGGGCGTTCCAGAAGGTAGTGGAGTACGGCAAGGGGCGAATTACTCAACCCGGGAGCTGGACCGGTGGATCAAGGAACGCCAGCGAGCGCGTGAAATGGACGGCGTTGAAAATTACATCGCCGTTCACGGGCGTCCCTACACGCGTGCGGAAATGGAGGAGATGTTGTCGATTGAACGGACAATCTTTTCATTGCCCAACAATGAGGCATGGCCCACAGCGACATGGCCTGACCGGTACGGCCTTCATGATGATACGGCGCAAAACCCGCGCCGCAGCAAGATGTACATGGGTAATTAATCGCCAGTCGCATTTTTTGCGGACTTCAGGAATGAGCAAAAGCGCCCCGTTTTCGGGGCGCTTTTTTGCGTGGCCGGCAAATAATACCAAGCTGCTAGACTGGCTCAAATTTAGATTGCTGCAAAATCTTGCGCTGAGATCGCCGCGCATATAACCGGGCGAATTCTGTAGGGTGCTCATTTTATTGAATAAAATGGCGCGAGTGACGGGACTCGAACCCGCGACCTCCGGCGTGACAGTTTCAGGATACCATCTTTTCCGAAATATTCCCCAGCTTTCTCTAGTGTGATTAAGCCATATTTTTCAGTGGTTTATTGGACTTTCGGCGTCAAAAAAGTTAAACTGGATTTTCTGATTTTGGATCGAATTTGACGCCGTTTGGTACCCCCTAGGTACCCCGCCGACCTCCGGCGTGATGGAAATAGGGACTCGAAAATGCCCCGCCGAAACATAGAACGACTTACAAAACGAAGCGTTGATCAGTTGAAGCCAATCGCCGGCCGTGACTACTCAGTATGGGATGCAGATCTGACCGGTTTCGGTGTTCGGGTCAAACCATCTGGCGTGAAGTCATTCCAGATCAAATACCGGACTGCGAACGGAGAGCAGCGCAAAACAACCTTGGGGAAATACGGCGCTCTGACAGTCGAGAAAGCCCGAAAACTGGCTCTCGTCGAACTCGGCAAGGTCGCCGCTGGCGCCGACCCTGTGGGCGAGGCGCGTGAATACAGAAACGGAATGACGATCACTGAACTTTGCGACCGATACTTTACGGAGGCGGAAGCTGAGCGAATTCTTCATCGAAACCGCCCGAAAAAGCCCTCTACGTTGGCGGTTGATAAGGGGCGAATCGAAAGGCACATCAAACCCCTGCTCGGTAAAAAGCGAATCGCCGACCTGAAACGGATGGATATCGAACGCTTTATGTACGACGTTCGCGACGGAAAAACCGCCGTCGATGTCAAGACCGGGCCGAGACGGCGCTCGATTGTCCGCGGCGGCGCGCAGGTAGGCGCCAAGTCCGTTCATCTGCTCTCTGCGATGTACAAATTCGCCATGCGGTCAGGATGGGTCGAAGACAATCCTTGCCTGAATATCGACAAACCAGCGGAGGGCAAACGCACGCGATTCCTATCAGAGGCTGAGTATAAGGCGAT
Coding sequences within:
- a CDS encoding YceI family protein, coding for MSFRSILASILLALGTLTPSVGAALSASEAPAGVYRLDPNHFSLLFRVDHLGFSHIVGRFNEVDATLTIDPANPEEAQLIVEINGVGVDTNVDALDNFLKGASMLNSAIAPEITFEMGSLNITPGNSASIGGQLSMAGQTHPVEFDVNLVGAGVNRFENAQVLGFEASGSLDRSTWGMSAFTPDVGDEVRFSFSGEFIYAQEQQDE
- a CDS encoding amidohydrolase family protein, with product MKNIILVFLMTISGLVTPAALAQDSYAFTDVTVIMMESGETRPHQTVLISNDRIEAVGPASDVTLPASATVIDGAGRYLMPGLTEMHGHIPGTSSSWPAEDVLFLYVSQGVTTVRGMLGSEGQLELRDKAARGEIIAPTLYLAAPALGGMNVDGPDDARAKVTQYAREGWDLLKVHEGLSLEEYDAIADVANEIGLPFGGHIAEDVGLLHALEKGQRTVEHMDNYLTYIGADETPVTEQQLQKAVEVTLAAGTGIVPTLALFEQYGTEPDVLAAYAELRYTPHGITENWAENRVNQYEQNSDELPEIALFLENQRKLLKAFSEGGVEVLLGSDAPQVYSVPGFSLHREMTSMENAGMERSAILYSGTVSAGAYFADKDSFGVIKPGARADLVLLDANPFEAIGNMREIKGVMVRGQWVSKDFIDQKLGEIEKAYKN
- a CDS encoding helix-turn-helix domain-containing protein — protein: MSECVQTIITPKVPILDFKSPEIGHHLLHNGQPWACRAVKYPRLYVSLKGMFHAQSEHGNIEISASYAAYIPATVEHACVASDQGAQILSIDLFPSGKVNTNSAPRRIEDSYSYYLISALMSRSLNSLSEVDLDNIEKLSIHLFKEDCKSETCWCSSIIEAISASIKAPPSLEHLADMAGMHPMTLTKKFRRLHGCSMGEFRRRVRAERAFYRVIKEPAPLSDVSLTCGYADQSHMTREFRCFFGLTPAFLRRTTECVFDSGH
- a CDS encoding MBL fold metallo-hydrolase, coding for MKMRGLTVVTAAVFAFCSLCSAFAAETSEELMREVVAAYGGADALNAIQQLELDSAGYSIARYQSRTTHEPYDRLPIRSFGAIDYENDRGVWENISTWPGELNMGTRSIVNGDESATLNTILRTYNDGAMMSLDYIKRSTAFWLTPLLVREMMENADEVTLGEQKEFRNIAYDTLRYRDRYTVYVNPKTRLINVISSTEGGMWDHTIDEDQRVEVIRFYDAYVKTHGVWFPTRYNQFVDGVATQDRGIYSLKINQPIDRYLQVPDGFETADTSGYGGEGWDIAVREAGDGLYVTGNGEIHVLFVEFDDYFIALEAGNFPSHAVNTLEAMKPYMNGKPLKYIVPTHHHDDHAWAVHGYTRLGAKILTTPDKEGFLRKLLNRTYGEHGPVEDAEFEFIEGNRLHISDSTNTFDVFVWPDSPHSENMIIGYHPGSESIFTGDFYLGWGVPEGSGVRQGANYSTRELDRWIKERQRAREMDGVENYIAVHGRPYTRAEMEEMLSIERTIFSLPNNEAWPTATWPDRYGLHDDTAQNPRRSKMYMGN
- a CDS encoding tyrosine-type recombinase/integrase, with translation MPRRNIERLTKRSVDQLKPIAGRDYSVWDADLTGFGVRVKPSGVKSFQIKYRTANGEQRKTTLGKYGALTVEKARKLALVELGKVAAGADPVGEAREYRNGMTITELCDRYFTEAEAERILHRNRPKKPSTLAVDKGRIERHIKPLLGKKRIADLKRMDIERFMYDVRDGKTAVDVKTGPRRRSIVRGGAQVGAKSVHLLSAMYKFAMRSGWVEDNPCLNIDKPAEGKRTRFLSEAEYKAIGLALVRARELELSPTLMNAAVALMLTGCRRGEILNLKWVEIDPQSRCIRLQDSKTGPQLRPCGKAAFDHLSSLPHEMDANFVFPSELCDGPIKEIRKFLAWLMKESGVSGVTPHVFRHSYATVAFELGYSELIIAGLLGHKLSSVTSRYAHRVDYVLADAADRVSETILQRLNSSETLVSEDSASREAA